TTCACctgcatattttataaaagtaaatattattaCACGTTCCTTAcactttagataatttttataaggTCAAAATCTAGATTAAAATAAGCTTATACCTCTAAATCTCCCGATCTTGGCAAACCTTATTAGACAAATGGGCTTCCCTTCTTCGTCTTTACTACACCCCTCGTAGAGGATTTCCGCAAATTTACCCCACAGGCAGCAGGGAACACGAGCATCACTATttgaaatatacaaaaaaatatcaggATCACTAAAATATAGTTGGATATCATAATAAATTGTTTGTTCAAGAATACATACTTGATATCGCGAAGGGTAAACTCCACTTTCATTCTTGGTTTGCCTGAGACTTGAATAGTTTCAAGATCTCCCAAGTCCATAACTTGACCAATCACATCTGAAAAAAATACATCAATACTCAAAAAGTGACCACGAGACTACAATAGATAAGATCTTTATGTAAATAATTACCAATGAGAAAACATGTTTTAAGTGATCCACCCAAAACAGTCTGGAAGTCCACCAAGCTTAGGAACATGTCTTCATTGATAAGAGTAGACCTTGTGATTGCCGTATTCTGAATGATGCTCATTTTGAAGGGATGATCGGTTGCTCGGTACATGCCAGTTGAAGGACTGAGGGTGAAGTTCTGAATGTGCCTCCATGCTCCGACAGGAAGAAGGCGGCCTTTACTCTCCATGTAAGTTCTCTTGCAAGAGGCATGTATTTTACATCCCTATTAAACGTTGAAATAAGTAAGTTAGTGAAGAACCTTAAAGCTATAGAATatgcaaaaaatataaacaaaataacacGCATTAGAACACTAACATCTTGATCGGATAGCACCATCTCGAGGGTATCCCCGTGCACTGGGTTGTACTGCTTCCAAGAGTGCAGAACCTTCACATGTACTTTCCAGCCACTCTTGAAGGGTTTCACATCTTTCAAAGGGGTCGCTTGCATTGCCGCAGacatttttgttttgcttgCTAATGTAGCTGTGAGTAAATGTGAGAAAGCTTAGGAATGATGTAGGTGTTTATATAGCAGTAGGTTAATCGATGGTTGTAaatgactttttaaaaatatctctAGGATATTCTTAGTTCGATATAGGAAACGGTTAGAGTAATGATCAAGCAAAATATTTAGAGATCGATATTGTTTGTGGTTGTTTACATATCTTAACAATATTTCCAATTCAGttggtttagatttttttaaaacactacCGAATTAAATGGAACAAATATATGGATAGTTATTACATATGCTTCAGGTCCAAGCTAGTATTTTCGATTGCATTAAAGAGAAAATCGGTCGAGTAAATACcaagtaaaaatatttagttgttATACTGTTGGCGAAATTTTACATATCTTaccaatatttacaattttgttGCATCTAATATCTTTATTATATCTTTATGGAATAAATATGGAATTTATAATGGCATATACCATTTGAAtcgaattttattaattatccaTGAGTTCtgagtttacaaatatttaaaatattagatgtTGCAaattgttttagggtttaggggttataATTTTGGGGTTTAGGGGTTAGGTTTTTAAACAGTAAAAATAGTTTGAAtcgaattttattaattataaatagtttgAATCGAGTTTAAAATAAGTTTGAATCGAGTTTAAAATATTAGATGTTGTAAATAGtttcagggtttagggattaTAAATTGTCAGGTTTAGGGGTTAGGGAGACGAACAAATGGACCATTTAAAAACTGAGACACTAAACATTTTGCTTTGTCATTCACCTAAATACCCACTAAGCTAAACAAATGGATCCATTTCAATATTAGACCATTAGAGAATATAGCTGAAAGATGATTTGGGCCTACTATTATCGTTGGGCTATTTAAAAACAGACAGACTAAAGATGTTATGTCATTCACGGGAATACCCTTTTTTCAATGTGAAATGTAACGAATCATTAAAAACAGaaagggtatttttagtaaaaagcACAataggattctgctttaatagtatagatagctCTCTAATGGTCATTGTTAATATCTATCTATTTTGGACCTATAACTCTCTAATGGTCATTGTTAATATCTCTCTATTTTGGACTACTGTTTTCAGagatatttctatttttttccgACGGTTTTTTGTAATTCATGATGCATTTAATTTTACGAAAATTTAATACATGTCgagttaaaaaaacaatatataaaataaacaggGAGGGAGAATATTTGGAAAGTAGAGCCATattaatttcgaaattcaaaTGTAAATTGGGAGTGTGACAGAACCCCACCA
The Raphanus sativus cultivar WK10039 chromosome 1, ASM80110v3, whole genome shotgun sequence DNA segment above includes these coding regions:
- the LOC108834842 gene encoding uncharacterized protein LOC108834842; its protein translation is MSIIQNTAITRSTLINEDMFLSLVDFQTVLGGSLKTCFLIDVIGQVMDLGDLETIQVSGKPRMKVEFTLRDINDARVPCCLWGKFAEILYEGCSKDEEGKPICLIRFAKIGRFRGEIQITNAFEASLLLINPDIAETAAFKQM